A window of the Emys orbicularis isolate rEmyOrb1 chromosome 1, rEmyOrb1.hap1, whole genome shotgun sequence genome harbors these coding sequences:
- the DENND11 gene encoding DENN domain-containing protein 11, with amino-acid sequence MGEPADEAPLLFWAEGPAVSLPQPEPERGGWSLAPGGGAAWGGPGELPRGPEAEADQIVAVFVVTFDPRSGNMVEWCLPQDIDLEGVEFKSMASGSHKVQSDFIYFRKGLCFGLACFENMPVESELERGARMKSVGILSPSYTLLYRYMHFLENQVRHQLEMPGHYSHLEAFYDDKKGVLPPGKGTSSSQPPVHWLPSIHRYMYPEMKITHPAGCMSQFIKFFGEQIFILWKFALLRKRILIFSPPPVGVVCYRVYCCCCLANVSLPGIGGTVPESKPFFYVNVADIEMLETEVSYVACTTEKIFEEKRDLYDVYVDNQNVKTHHEHLQPLLKINSADKEKYRRLNDQRQMLMYSQEVEEDCSSCEEDLFILFFMEQNNRIFQTLMEVSASQDKTLTADHARGMGLDPQGDRSFLMDLLEVYGIDVMLVIDNPCCT; translated from the exons ATGGGGGAGCCGGCAGACGAGGCGCCGCTGCTCTTCTGGGCCGAGGGCCCCGCggtctccctgccgcagcccgaGCCGGAGCGGGGCGGCTGGAGCCTGGCcccggggggcggcgcggcgtggGGCGGCCccggggagctgccgcgggggccGGAGGCGGAGGCGGACCAGATCGTGGCGGTGTTCGTGGTCACCTTCGATCCCCGCTCCG GTAACATGGTGGAATGGTGTTTGCCCCAAGACATTGACTTAGAAGGTGTTGAGTTCAAATCCATGGCAAGTGGGTCGCACAAAGTCCAGTCGGATTTCAT TTATTTCCGGAAAGGGCTCTGCTTCGGCCTGGCCTGCTTTGAAAACATGCCCGTGGAGAGTGAATTAGAGCGTGGCGCCCGCATGAAGTCTGTGGGGATTCTCTCCCCTTCGTACACCCTGCTCTATAGATACATGCACTTCCTGGAGAACCAGGTCCG ACACCAGCTGGAGATGCCAGGGCATTACTCCCACCTAGAGGCATTTTATGATGACAAGAAGGGGGTTCTCCCTCCTGGCAAGGGTACCTCCAGCTCTCAGCCACCCGTCCACTGGCTGCCCTCCATCCACAGATACATGTATCCAGAGATGAAG ATCACACACCCCGCAGGCTGTATGTCTCAGTTCATTAAGTTCTTTGGAGAGCAGATCTTCATCCTCTGGAAGTTCGCTCTGCTACGCAAGCGCATTTTGATATTTTCACCACCGCCAGTAGGAGTTGTCTGCTATAGAG TGTATTGCTGTTGCTGCCTAGCCAATGTCTCACTGCCTGGCATTGGGGGGACCGTTCCAGAGTCCAAGCCTTTCTTCTATGTGAATGTGGCAGACATAGAAATGCTGGAGACTGAAGTGTCTTATGTGGCCT GCACGACGGAAAAGATCTTTGAGGAGAAGCGAGATCTCTACGACGTCTATGTGGATAACCAGAATGTGAAGACGCACCATGAGCACCTGCAGCCACTCCTGAAGATTAACAGTGCCGACAAGGAAAAATACCGGCGGCTCAATGACCAGAG gcagATGTTGATGTACTctcaggaggtggaggaggactGCAGCTCCTGTGAAGAGGATCTCTTTATCTT GTTTTTCATGGAGCAGAACAATCGGATATTTCAGACACTGATGGAGGTGTCAGCCAGCCAGGACAAGACCTTGACAGCTGACCATGCCCGGGGCATGGGCCTGGACCCACAAGGTGACCGAAGCTTCCTAATGGACCTGCTGGAAGTGTATGGCATTGATGTCATGCTAGTCATTGATAACCCCTGCTGCACTTAA